A region from the Sandaracinus amylolyticus genome encodes:
- a CDS encoding carboxypeptidase-like regulatory domain-containing protein, with protein sequence MYALGERFELRRLDRGAGWERLDERRAVDVLGRLAHRIRPELRDVLARLRGDVAGFGEGELEALVRVELESLTGRLALVRRVERVATIRGEHGRQAPADCAPETSWIELELVDDAGAPVVGARFEMRSEDGRVRRGITDSTGIARVSGLVPGTCSVTFPDLDGDAWVPGGGSR encoded by the coding sequence GTGTACGCGCTCGGAGAGCGATTCGAGCTGCGTCGGCTCGATCGCGGAGCGGGGTGGGAGCGCCTGGACGAGCGCCGCGCGGTGGACGTCCTCGGGCGCCTCGCGCATCGCATCCGCCCCGAGCTGCGCGACGTGCTCGCCCGTCTGCGCGGCGACGTCGCGGGCTTCGGGGAGGGCGAGCTCGAGGCGCTGGTGCGAGTCGAGCTCGAGTCGTTGACCGGACGGCTCGCGCTGGTGCGACGCGTCGAGCGGGTCGCCACGATCAGAGGGGAGCACGGACGGCAAGCGCCGGCGGACTGCGCGCCCGAGACGAGCTGGATCGAGCTCGAGCTCGTCGACGACGCCGGCGCGCCCGTGGTGGGCGCCCGGTTCGAGATGCGCTCCGAAGACGGGCGCGTGCGCCGAGGCATCACGGACTCGACGGGGATCGCGAGGGTCTCCGGGCTCGTCCCCGGGACCTGCTCCGTGACGTTCCCCG